A portion of the uncultured Draconibacterium sp. genome contains these proteins:
- a CDS encoding efflux RND transporter periplasmic adaptor subunit, protein MNKKTLSSIIVLVAIVAFIVYTFIVVTKPEPVILQGEVEAQQYNIASKVPGRIQKVAVDRGQKVKKGDFIFSIDSPEINAKLANANAARTAASAQSRKAQNGAQQEDITAAYSTYVKAEAAAQFAEKTFARIQNLFDEGVVPAQKRDEVETQMKAARETANAAKAIWQKAEKGARDEDKEAAAAMVKRADAAIAEVEAYLEETTINAIADGEVSGVNVEEGELVATGFPVVTILDLDDIWVTLYIREDYMTYFKMGSVFEAVIPGLDGQEFDFKVKYISPSADFARWNATKTSGEFDLKSFEIEARPVTKIEGLRPGMTAVVTLPETK, encoded by the coding sequence ATGAATAAGAAGACGTTAAGCTCAATAATTGTACTTGTAGCTATCGTAGCATTTATAGTGTACACATTTATTGTTGTAACCAAACCCGAGCCTGTAATTCTGCAAGGAGAGGTTGAGGCTCAGCAATACAATATTGCCTCAAAAGTTCCCGGCAGAATACAGAAAGTTGCTGTTGACCGTGGACAGAAAGTTAAAAAGGGCGACTTTATTTTTTCAATTGATAGCCCCGAGATTAATGCCAAACTGGCTAATGCAAATGCCGCCCGCACAGCAGCAAGCGCACAAAGCCGCAAAGCACAAAACGGAGCACAGCAAGAGGATATTACCGCAGCCTACAGTACATATGTAAAAGCCGAGGCAGCTGCCCAGTTTGCAGAAAAGACATTTGCACGCATTCAGAATTTATTCGATGAAGGAGTGGTGCCGGCACAAAAACGCGACGAGGTTGAGACACAAATGAAAGCCGCCCGCGAAACAGCAAATGCGGCGAAAGCCATTTGGCAGAAAGCTGAAAAGGGTGCCCGCGACGAAGATAAAGAGGCAGCTGCTGCAATGGTAAAACGTGCCGATGCTGCCATTGCCGAAGTGGAAGCTTACCTGGAAGAAACAACAATTAACGCTATTGCGGACGGTGAAGTGTCGGGAGTAAATGTTGAAGAAGGAGAATTGGTTGCAACCGGTTTCCCGGTAGTAACTATTCTCGATCTCGATGATATTTGGGTAACACTTTACATCCGCGAAGATTATATGACTTATTTTAAAATGGGAAGTGTGTTTGAAGCCGTTATTCCCGGTCTTGATGGACAGGAGTTCGATTTTAAAGTGAAATACATTAGTCCATCCGCCGATTTTGCCCGTTGGAACGCAACCAAAACTTCGGGAGAGTTTGATCTAAAATCGTTTGAAATTGAGGCGCGTCCCGTGACCAA
- a CDS encoding TolC family protein yields MKTIKQQKTVLLFLLLLVVGITVHGQPQDQLLSFDQAMQIMLEQNPALLRQKEEIRQKEFEIKSKRGMRLPQVSLNATAVAMSDPLHLDLTPVGEAISPLYETLGNYGVFSGVPNPDPATNAMYPYLSDDMSTQIVRQQLLEGGEEIAAHDWDEIIQEKNFALLTASFAMPIYAGSKINGANQAAEVNLGISQQELRHAEGVLLTELVTRYYGLALGLQVEKLRKEMLKSMESHYNDAKKLFDNGMIAKVELLHAEVAKSEAEREVKQAVRNVEILRTGLKATLATDSIGQVIPANNLFINNELTGLAAWLDRAKELNPQLKQIQGKKELVEIKHRVEKNEYLPTIAAMGNYNIADKNFSPYMPEWELGIGMKWNLFEGMSRKNNILASETLHNQVEYAEQKANNDLEAYLVKLYNELQMQMEQKTELETTLELANEYRQSTETAFNEGFATSTDVVEATTKVLQVKTLRLSVLYNYDVGLANFLQTAGVPEQYIDFSSGDNTVTESL; encoded by the coding sequence ATGAAAACAATTAAACAACAGAAAACAGTTTTATTATTCTTGCTGCTGTTGGTAGTGGGAATAACGGTTCACGGGCAGCCACAGGACCAATTGTTGTCATTCGATCAGGCCATGCAAATTATGCTGGAACAAAATCCGGCACTGTTACGCCAAAAAGAAGAGATCAGGCAGAAAGAATTCGAGATCAAGTCGAAAAGAGGAATGCGTTTGCCGCAGGTTTCGCTGAATGCAACCGCCGTGGCAATGTCCGATCCCTTGCATCTTGATTTAACTCCTGTAGGTGAAGCCATTAGTCCCTTGTACGAAACACTTGGTAATTACGGTGTTTTTAGTGGTGTGCCAAATCCCGATCCGGCAACCAATGCGATGTATCCTTATTTGAGTGACGACATGAGTACGCAAATCGTACGTCAGCAATTACTTGAAGGAGGCGAAGAGATTGCAGCCCACGACTGGGATGAAATTATCCAGGAAAAGAATTTTGCATTGCTGACAGCGAGTTTTGCGATGCCAATTTATGCCGGAAGCAAAATTAATGGAGCGAACCAGGCTGCCGAGGTAAACCTGGGTATTAGCCAGCAGGAATTGCGTCATGCTGAAGGTGTTCTGCTCACGGAGCTGGTTACGCGTTATTATGGGCTTGCCCTCGGATTGCAGGTGGAAAAACTTCGTAAAGAAATGCTGAAAAGTATGGAGAGCCACTACAACGATGCAAAAAAATTATTCGATAACGGAATGATTGCAAAAGTTGAATTACTGCATGCCGAGGTGGCAAAAAGTGAGGCAGAACGCGAAGTGAAGCAGGCAGTTCGGAATGTTGAAATATTACGTACCGGCTTAAAAGCAACATTGGCTACCGATTCGATCGGGCAGGTTATTCCGGCTAATAATTTGTTTATCAATAACGAATTAACCGGACTGGCTGCATGGCTTGATCGGGCCAAAGAGTTAAATCCTCAACTGAAACAGATACAAGGGAAAAAGGAGCTTGTTGAGATAAAACACCGGGTAGAAAAAAACGAATATTTACCAACTATTGCAGCAATGGGAAATTACAACATTGCCGATAAAAACTTTTCTCCTTACATGCCCGAATGGGAGCTTGGTATTGGAATGAAGTGGAATTTGTTTGAGGGAATGAGTCGCAAAAACAACATTTTGGCCAGCGAAACTTTGCACAACCAGGTTGAATACGCGGAGCAAAAAGCCAACAACGATTTGGAAGCGTATTTGGTAAAACTTTACAACGAATTGCAAATGCAAATGGAGCAAAAAACCGAATTGGAAACAACGCTTGAGTTGGCAAACGAATACCGCCAAAGTACCGAGACAGCCTTTAACGAAGGATTTGCAACTTCTACCGATGTGGTTGAGGCCACCACAAAAGTATTGCAAGTAAAAACATTACGCCTTAGTGTTTTATACAATTACGATGTTGGTTTGGCGAATTTCCTTCAAACAGCGGGTGTTCCCGAACAATACATCGATTTCTCAAGTGGAGATAATACTGTAACCGAATCACTTTAA
- a CDS encoding sugar phosphate isomerase/epimerase has protein sequence MKNRREFLRISTAGTVGVLALGTYACGSGGKKPVEQAAEVVKAATGMGVGLQLYSIRDAMAADAAGSLKKIADMGYKFVEMASYADGKFYGVEPKEFQKMVEDNGMKVVSSHTSVEAEGITTASAQKMADAHAEIGVEFCVQPWIEEKDRNIETYKKMIAEWNKVGEIMKNVGIQFGYHNHNFEFKPTDGMVPYYDVFLKEMDADLITMELDCYWAMKAGQDPVEMFNKYPGRFQLLHFKGMGDEVVEPFYTVDKDDIVSVGAGVADYKRIYDARETAGMKYFFVEDDNQGNGKPFEGVEASIDNINAKLFV, from the coding sequence ATGAAGAATAGAAGAGAATTTCTGAGAATTTCTACGGCAGGTACAGTAGGTGTTTTGGCACTTGGAACTTATGCTTGCGGCTCGGGTGGAAAGAAACCTGTTGAGCAAGCAGCAGAGGTAGTAAAAGCAGCAACCGGAATGGGTGTTGGTCTTCAGCTGTACAGTATTCGCGATGCAATGGCAGCCGATGCAGCCGGTTCGTTGAAGAAAATTGCCGATATGGGATACAAATTTGTTGAAATGGCTTCGTATGCCGATGGTAAATTTTATGGCGTTGAGCCAAAAGAATTCCAAAAAATGGTAGAAGACAATGGAATGAAAGTGGTAAGTAGCCATACCAGTGTTGAAGCCGAAGGAATTACTACAGCAAGCGCTCAGAAAATGGCCGATGCACACGCCGAAATTGGTGTAGAATTTTGTGTTCAGCCTTGGATAGAAGAAAAAGACCGTAATATTGAAACCTACAAAAAAATGATTGCCGAGTGGAATAAAGTTGGTGAGATCATGAAAAATGTGGGTATTCAGTTTGGTTACCATAACCATAACTTCGAGTTTAAACCAACCGACGGAATGGTACCTTACTACGATGTATTCCTGAAAGAAATGGATGCCGATTTGATTACTATGGAATTGGATTGCTATTGGGCAATGAAAGCAGGTCAGGATCCTGTTGAGATGTTCAATAAATATCCGGGACGCTTCCAGCTGCTTCATTTTAAAGGCATGGGCGACGAGGTTGTTGAACCATTCTATACTGTAGACAAAGACGATATTGTTTCTGTTGGTGCCGGTGTTGCAGATTATAAACGAATTTACGATGCTCGTGAAACAGCTGGTATGAAATACTTCTTTGTTGAAGACGACAACCAGGGTAACGGAAAACCTTTTGAAGGTGTAGAAGCAAGTATCGATAATATTAATGCGAAGCTTTTTGTTTAA
- a CDS encoding patatin-like phospholipase family protein, with protein MKNSILTTYSLVAIIFFLLAAYPVYPQENNTSDKPKVALVLSGGGAKGLAHIGVLKVLEEAGITPDIITGTSMGSIVGSLYAAGYTAEDLTQINLNANWDLLLTDKERLRSVAMDEKLETKKYLFEIPIRENKVNLPAGLINGQHLEAYFSELFWPLTAHEDFNQLPIPFHCMSVDMISGETIEHSSGDLVRAIRSSMSIPTVFSPVQMDSMLLVDGGVARNFPVQEAINMGADIIIGVYVGFQNDITVDDINSMTDILQRSIALGGIVDAREQFPKCDVLIIPDLHDYTAADFGKGMEIQQAGEDAAREQFNQLKALALKNNRIFEPVEKIQQPKRIKLAAIEIEGLQYLNKSFVLSKSGLEAGDSVSYKDIDEAIDFMYGTRHFAKLTYSLYEMAEPGSYNLLFSIKETPRAMVKLAPRYDDDLGVGITTNFTLRNMIAPATRMLFSVNIAENPGMEIKLNKFVGKKQRLTDYFFMNSYSYKLPFYNAGKRLGNYKRGYFDGGYGLEYLFGLNHQLGGNAFYKYNRLTPRLDLQSIYPEADFDYLKSHDWGYQLYYRVNTTDDLYFPKRGIKLNINFQHILSANSQMDLKTSEPRDYLIGEINHRYATLSVDHNWYKTFADKLTYNFQAGAGFSSKESGANGLYMLGGSQFGPSKLQFKDLAGFNFAEIYTYNYALAKSTLSWEVTTGLYLTTKVNVASIADTYQDLFDHITTQPFGHNIWGYSFGLKYDSLLGPIQLLVSQNNQDSETRFHFSIGFPF; from the coding sequence ATGAAAAATTCAATCCTCACAACTTATTCTCTCGTAGCCATTATATTTTTTCTATTGGCTGCTTATCCTGTCTATCCTCAAGAAAATAATACATCGGACAAACCAAAAGTTGCTTTGGTTTTAAGCGGAGGTGGAGCCAAAGGACTTGCCCACATTGGTGTGCTAAAGGTTCTGGAAGAAGCCGGAATTACTCCTGATATTATTACCGGAACAAGTATGGGAAGCATTGTTGGAAGTTTGTATGCTGCAGGATACACAGCCGAAGACCTGACACAAATTAATTTAAATGCCAATTGGGATTTGTTGTTAACCGACAAAGAACGGTTGCGCAGCGTTGCAATGGATGAAAAACTGGAAACCAAAAAGTACCTGTTTGAAATTCCGATCAGGGAAAATAAAGTAAACCTACCTGCCGGACTGATAAACGGACAACACCTGGAAGCCTATTTCTCCGAACTGTTTTGGCCACTTACTGCCCACGAAGATTTTAATCAGCTGCCTATTCCTTTTCACTGCATGTCGGTTGATATGATTTCGGGAGAAACCATTGAGCACAGTTCCGGCGATTTAGTCCGTGCAATTCGGTCTAGTATGTCGATTCCAACCGTTTTTTCGCCCGTACAAATGGACTCGATGTTATTGGTTGACGGAGGTGTTGCCCGAAATTTCCCGGTTCAGGAAGCGATTAACATGGGGGCAGATATTATTATAGGTGTTTATGTCGGCTTCCAGAATGATATAACGGTTGACGATATAAATTCGATGACTGATATTTTACAACGATCGATAGCCTTGGGAGGAATAGTTGACGCACGGGAACAATTTCCTAAGTGCGATGTATTGATCATTCCTGATTTACACGATTACACAGCTGCCGATTTTGGGAAAGGTATGGAAATTCAACAAGCTGGGGAGGATGCCGCCCGCGAGCAATTTAACCAGCTAAAAGCACTTGCCCTAAAAAACAATCGAATTTTTGAGCCCGTTGAAAAAATTCAACAACCAAAAAGAATAAAATTGGCGGCCATAGAAATTGAAGGATTGCAATACCTGAATAAAAGCTTTGTTTTGTCAAAATCAGGATTGGAAGCAGGCGACTCGGTAAGCTACAAAGATATTGATGAAGCCATTGATTTTATGTACGGAACAAGGCACTTCGCCAAACTCACCTATTCGCTATATGAAATGGCCGAACCGGGTAGTTATAACCTATTGTTTAGCATTAAAGAAACGCCGCGGGCAATGGTAAAACTGGCTCCGAGATACGACGATGACTTAGGTGTGGGAATAACCACAAACTTTACCTTACGAAATATGATTGCCCCGGCAACACGTATGTTGTTTTCCGTTAACATTGCCGAAAATCCCGGAATGGAGATTAAACTGAATAAGTTTGTTGGAAAGAAACAAAGGCTTACAGATTATTTTTTTATGAATAGTTATAGCTATAAACTTCCGTTTTATAACGCCGGCAAAAGGCTGGGAAACTACAAACGTGGGTATTTTGACGGAGGATACGGGCTAGAGTATTTATTTGGCTTAAACCATCAGTTAGGTGGCAATGCTTTTTACAAATACAACCGTTTAACACCACGCCTCGATTTACAATCAATATATCCGGAGGCTGATTTTGATTACCTGAAATCACATGATTGGGGCTATCAGCTTTATTATCGGGTTAATACTACTGATGATCTTTATTTCCCGAAAAGAGGGATTAAGCTAAATATTAATTTTCAGCATATTTTATCGGCCAACAGCCAAATGGATTTAAAGACTTCAGAGCCGCGCGACTATTTAATTGGTGAAATAAATCATCGATATGCTACGCTGTCGGTTGATCATAACTGGTATAAAACTTTTGCAGATAAACTTACCTATAATTTTCAGGCTGGTGCAGGATTTAGCTCCAAAGAGTCGGGCGCAAATGGTCTTTATATGTTGGGCGGATCACAATTTGGCCCCAGTAAATTGCAGTTTAAAGACCTGGCCGGATTTAATTTTGCCGAAATTTATACCTACAACTATGCTTTGGCAAAATCGACACTAAGTTGGGAAGTAACAACCGGATTATACCTTACAACAAAAGTAAATGTGGCATCTATTGCCGATACTTACCAGGATTTATTCGACCATATAACAACACAGCCATTTGGTCATAATATTTGGGGCTATAGTTTTGGCTTAAAATACGATTCTTTGTTAGGACCAATTCAACTGCTGGTTTCACAAAATAATCAAGATAGCGAAACACGCTTTCATTTTAGTATCGGTTTCCCGTTTTAA
- a CDS encoding LytTR family DNA-binding domain-containing protein: MRVIIVEDELHNYRLLRGMVEKLRPDWQIVDWFESVKSTVTWLKSNPAPDLIFMDIQLTDGISFSIFDQVNVESMVIFTTAYDEFALRAFQVNSIDYLLKPMKEEKLRLAIEKFEHMISVPNETPAAAPDYKELLQAISSGEKKYRKRFLISGATSYFKLDVEDVAWFYTENRVTTAVTFQGKEHVIDLTIEKLEEQLDPELFFRTNRSSIVHIDAIRKFENHFGGKLILRLIPPFDEPITISRLKATEFKEWVGK; this comes from the coding sequence GTGAGAGTTATTATTGTTGAAGATGAATTGCACAACTACCGTTTGCTAAGGGGAATGGTTGAGAAACTGCGGCCCGATTGGCAAATTGTTGATTGGTTTGAAAGTGTGAAAAGTACGGTTACCTGGCTGAAAAGTAATCCGGCACCCGACTTGATTTTTATGGATATTCAGTTAACCGATGGTATTAGTTTCTCGATATTCGACCAGGTGAATGTTGAAAGTATGGTAATTTTTACAACAGCTTACGACGAATTTGCTCTGCGCGCTTTTCAGGTAAACAGCATCGATTATTTACTAAAACCGATGAAAGAAGAAAAGCTTCGTTTGGCCATTGAAAAGTTTGAACACATGATTTCGGTACCGAACGAAACCCCGGCGGCAGCGCCCGATTATAAAGAGCTGCTTCAGGCCATCTCTTCAGGAGAAAAGAAATACCGAAAGCGTTTTCTGATAAGTGGAGCAACATCGTATTTTAAACTCGACGTTGAGGATGTGGCATGGTTTTATACCGAAAACCGGGTAACTACAGCAGTAACGTTTCAGGGCAAAGAGCATGTAATTGATTTAACTATTGAAAAGCTGGAGGAACAGCTTGATCCTGAATTATTTTTTCGAACCAACCGGAGTTCGATTGTGCACATTGATGCTATACGAAAATTTGAAAACCATTTTGGAGGCAAATTAATTTTGCGGTTAATTCCGCCATTTGATGAGCCCATTACGATTAGCCGCTTAAAAGCTACCGAGTTCAAAGAATGGGTTGGGAAATAA
- a CDS encoding histidine kinase: MKCLELHSKKKQNLAMRLPSYEPLSILGRFAIISVIAVLVLHFISYVTRIPEELQVKIPPIIYVVVILAFNVAAELQIILDNILERFLPVPKKIKLRLFLQISVGILFLYVAHRGIMYFVEPKLTLQDSRSGVIMGMVTGLVFVQMVANSLTIARFTQKWFDSQEQIAEMKREKLRMDYNSLQDQLNPHFLFNNLSVLKSLIIYDPDVAVEFTENFTDVYRYVLQSKDKRLVKLGEELDFMKAYCALHKERLGEGINVDSLVPTDVFDKEIAPLTGQLLIENAIKHNITSRETPLEIKLFVEDDCLVVSNNLNRRDASYSTKTGLRNLVKRYEILTEKEIVVQYDEKRFEVKVPLL; this comes from the coding sequence ATGAAATGTTTGGAGTTACATAGCAAGAAAAAGCAAAACCTGGCAATGAGGCTGCCCAGTTACGAGCCACTAAGTATATTAGGGCGCTTTGCTATCATAAGTGTGATTGCTGTACTTGTGCTGCACTTTATTTCGTATGTTACCCGAATACCGGAAGAATTGCAGGTTAAAATACCGCCAATTATTTATGTGGTAGTTATCCTGGCTTTTAATGTAGCTGCCGAATTACAAATAATCCTCGATAATATACTGGAGCGGTTTCTGCCGGTTCCTAAAAAAATAAAACTGCGGCTATTTCTGCAAATCAGCGTCGGGATATTATTTCTGTATGTCGCGCATCGTGGCATTATGTATTTTGTCGAACCAAAACTAACACTTCAAGATTCGCGCTCGGGTGTTATAATGGGAATGGTTACCGGTTTGGTTTTTGTTCAAATGGTGGCCAATTCGTTAACCATTGCACGTTTTACGCAAAAGTGGTTCGATTCGCAGGAACAAATTGCAGAAATGAAACGCGAAAAACTGCGAATGGATTACAATTCGTTGCAAGACCAGTTGAATCCACATTTTCTGTTTAACAACCTGAGTGTATTAAAATCGTTAATCATATACGATCCGGATGTGGCAGTTGAGTTTACCGAAAACTTTACCGATGTGTATAGGTATGTTTTGCAGAGTAAAGATAAACGCCTCGTGAAACTGGGTGAGGAACTTGATTTTATGAAAGCCTATTGTGCCCTGCATAAAGAGCGCCTTGGCGAAGGAATTAATGTTGATTCGCTTGTGCCTACCGATGTTTTCGACAAAGAAATTGCTCCGTTAACCGGGCAGTTGCTAATAGAAAACGCCATTAAACACAACATTACAAGTCGCGAAACGCCGTTGGAAATAAAACTCTTTGTTGAGGATGATTGCCTGGTGGTTTCGAATAATTTGAACCGAAGAGACGCTTCTTATTCTACAAAAACAGGATTGAGAAACCTGGTAAAACGATACGAAATATTAACAGAAAAAGAAATTGTTGTTCAGTACGACGAAAAACGTTTCGAGGTGAAAGTGCCTCTTTTGTAG